In Phycisphaeraceae bacterium, a single genomic region encodes these proteins:
- a CDS encoding PEP-CTERM sorting domain-containing protein, whose translation MKAKLVLLAGLATLVSPLATQAYIVNNSSSFDVAYGATSSGWNATETSSSNTPTGAVNGTPFTLGDFSITVTASGATPFSSQAVTFFNRVLAGDLGGADMYNNTFSVTVTYNGPAGPLGTTPGSEQVTLSIDSISIYGMRYTAFGPATTMNWEETTAGHTGTGPTVTVQNSTAETNPAAFTNIAWTTATDLTALGSTGTTITRAFQIPPGAAGSPGDPSFNPFDGFVVQGTANFSYDIPEPASLGLLALGAAALLGRRRS comes from the coding sequence ATGAAAGCGAAACTCGTTCTATTGGCTGGTCTGGCAACCCTGGTTTCCCCCTTGGCGACTCAGGCCTACATCGTCAACAACAGCAGTTCGTTCGATGTAGCGTATGGTGCCACCTCTTCGGGGTGGAACGCTACGGAAACGTCAAGCTCCAACACCCCCACTGGGGCCGTAAACGGCACGCCGTTTACGCTCGGTGATTTCAGCATCACCGTCACCGCCAGCGGCGCCACCCCTTTCAGTTCCCAAGCGGTAACGTTCTTCAACCGCGTCCTTGCCGGCGATCTGGGTGGCGCTGACATGTACAACAACACGTTCAGCGTGACCGTGACCTACAACGGCCCGGCTGGCCCATTGGGCACAACCCCCGGCAGCGAGCAGGTGACTCTGAGCATCGACAGCATCTCCATTTACGGAATGCGGTACACCGCATTCGGTCCCGCGACGACGATGAACTGGGAGGAGACGACCGCCGGCCACACCGGAACCGGCCCGACCGTCACCGTTCAGAACAGCACAGCCGAAACTAATCCGGCTGCTTTTACAAACATCGCCTGGACGACTGCTACGGATCTGACCGCGCTTGGCTCGACAGGCACCACGATCACCCGCGCGTTCCAGATCCCGCCGGGGGCTGCGGGCAGCCCTGGCGACCCATCGTTCAACCCCTTCGACGGCTTTGTCGTTCAAGGCACCGCGAACTTCAGCTATGACATCCCTGAGCCGGCCAGTTTGGGCCTTCTCGCACTGGGTGCAGCGGCACTTCTCGGCAGAAGGCGGTCCTGA